A stretch of Limanda limanda chromosome 7, fLimLim1.1, whole genome shotgun sequence DNA encodes these proteins:
- the zmp:0000001088 gene encoding trypsin-3, translated as MDLPSLLLCILLELLAVNCSDNAEERVVGGYPTGPHTMKYMVSLQTKGRQHICGGSLVHKYWVLTAAHCNIGVDNMMVVAGDYSLSVYEGSEQEILPQLLVPHPEHNALNNNNDIMLVKLRAPVYLNSYVSLILLPRQDASIAEGRMCRVSGWGYTSASGGQMPSTLRTAKIPVVSTEKCNNTESFSGAITENMLCAGYTNGGKDACKGDSGGPLVCEGRLYGVVSWGRGCAEPMFPGVYTAVSKYRRWIDNTISSDYGRCDNN; from the exons ATGGACCTGCCGTCCCTACTGCTGTGTATACTGCTGGAGTTACTGGCTGTGAATT gttcaGACAATGCAGAGGAGCGAGTAGTGGGAGGATACCCAACAGGCCCACATACAATGAAGTACATGGTGTCGTTGCAGACCAAAGGCCGCCAGCACATCTGCGGGGGCTCCTTGGTACACAAGTACTGGGTGCTCACAGCGGCGCACTGTAACATCGG GGTCGACAACATGATGGTAGTAGCAGGAGACTACTCTCTGAGCGTCTATGAGGGCTCAGAGCAGGAAATCCTGCCCCAACTTCTGGTGCCCCACCCCGAGCACAACGccctcaacaacaacaatgacatTATGCTTGTTAAG CTGAGGGCTCCGGTCTATCTGAACAGCTACGTCTCCCTCATTCTGCTGCCCAGGCAGGACGCCTCCATAGCGGAGGGCCGGATGTGTCGGGTGTCGGGCTGGGGATACACCAGCGCCAGCGGAGGCCAGATGCCCTCAACCCTCCGCACCGCCAAGATCCCCGTCGTCTCCACAGAGAAGTGCAACAACACCGAGTCCTTCTCCGGCGCCATCACAGAAAACATGCTCTGTGCTGGTTACACCAATGGTGGAAAAGATGCCTGCAAG GGGGACTCCGGGGGTCCGCTGGTGTGTGAAGGGCGGCTCTACGGCGTGGTGTCCTGGGGGAGAGGGTGTGCCGAGCCCATGTTTCCTGGAGTCTACACTGCCGTGTCCAAGTACCGCAGGTGGATAGACAACACCATCTCCAGCGACTACGGCCGGTGTGACAACAATTAG